ATATTGCGTAACTCTTTCTTTTTTTAGTGTGTGTAATTTAGTAGAACCACTGCAGAGGCGATTTCTTAGTAAAGGGTCGGTAGTGCCAAGATATTTTCAATAGCAAGGTAACTAGATGGTGGAAATTTTGTCATCTGACGCGTTTTTGTCTACTAATCTCAGCCTTTCAATTGTTGTTCCTGTTCACAATGGGGGAGAAAGCTTCCGCCGCTGTTTGGCGAGTTTGAAGAGCTTTGCCACTGCCGCGATTGAAACCATTATCGTAGTTGATGGTGGTACAGATGACTCATGGCAGCTTGCTGAAGCGTCTGGAGCGAAAGTCATTCTGCTTGACAGTACAGGGGGACCTGCAAGAGCGCGAAATCTTGGCGCGAAAGCAGCACAGGGGGATATTCTCTTCTTCCTAGACGCGGATGTGACGCTTGCACATGACACGTTGGCGGAGGCATTAAAAACTTTTCAGAATCAGCCGATGATTGCTGCCCTGATTGGTTCCTATGATGACGCACCGGGTGCAGCCAACTTTTTATCGCAGTACAAAAACCTCTTTCATCACTACACCCACCAGACGGGCTGCGAGGAAGCTTCAACTTTCTGGGGAGCCTGTGGTGCAGTTCGACGCGAGGTATTTTTGGCGATCGGTGGTTTTGATGAGTCCTATCGCTATCCGTCGATTGAAGATATTGAACTGGGCTATCGTCTCAGACGCGCTGGGCACCGAATCTGTCTTTGTAAACAGGTGCAGGTCAAGCATCTCAAACATTGGGGGCCAGTTAATTTGTTGCGGGCAGAAATCTTCTATCGAGCGCTGCCCTGGTCTGAATTGCTATGGCGCGATCGACAGTTTGTCAATGATCTAAATTTGCAAACGTCAAGCCGTCTCAGCGTCGTACTCACCTACAGTCTGTTGCTGGCTTCGATTAGTGCGCTATGGTGGTCAAAACTTCTGATCGTAGTTGGACTTGCGAGCATTGCGCTCCTCCTGATT
The Timaviella obliquedivisa GSE-PSE-MK23-08B DNA segment above includes these coding regions:
- a CDS encoding glycosyltransferase yields the protein MVEILSSDAFLSTNLSLSIVVPVHNGGESFRRCLASLKSFATAAIETIIVVDGGTDDSWQLAEASGAKVILLDSTGGPARARNLGAKAAQGDILFFLDADVTLAHDTLAEALKTFQNQPMIAALIGSYDDAPGAANFLSQYKNLFHHYTHQTGCEEASTFWGACGAVRREVFLAIGGFDESYRYPSIEDIELGYRLRRAGHRICLCKQVQVKHLKHWGPVNLLRAEIFYRALPWSELLWRDRQFVNDLNLQTSSRLSVVLTYSLLLASISALWWSKLLIVVGLASIALLLINWPVYRFFLQKRGLGFALKVIPWHWFYYFYSGFAFAVATLRYHLFPRAKNRFSQA